Proteins from a genomic interval of Alosa alosa isolate M-15738 ecotype Scorff River chromosome 8, AALO_Geno_1.1, whole genome shotgun sequence:
- the LOC125298991 gene encoding tubulin alpha-8 chain-like, which yields MRECISVHVGQAGVQIGNSCWELYCLEHGICPDGTAADDSKTLLDSSFGTFFSETGPGKYVPRSIFVDLEPSVIDEIRNGSYRQLYHPEQLISGKEDAANNYARGHYTIGKEIVDPVLDRIRKMTDQCSGLQGFLIFHSFGGGTGSGFTSLLMERLSVDYGKKSKLEFSVYPAPQVSTAVVEPYNSILTTHTTLEHSDCAFMVDNEAIFDICKRNLDIERPSYTNLNRLVAQIVSSITASLRFDGALNVDLTEFQTNLVPYPRIHFPLVTYSPIISAEKAYHEQLSVPEITNACFEPVNQMVKCDPRRGKYMACCVLYRGDVVPKDVNGAIAAIKARRSIQFVDWCPTGFKVGINYQPPTVVPGGDLAKVQRAVCMLSNTTAIAEAWARLDHKFDLMYAKRAFVHWYVGEGMEEGEFSEAREDMAALEKDYEEVGADSAEDGEEEEEY from the exons ATG AGGGAATGCATTTCTGTCCATGTTGGCCAAGCTGGTGTGCAGATTGGAAACTCGTGTTGGGAATTGTACTGCTTGGAACATGGTATCTGCCCAGATGGAACAGCTGCTGATGATAGCAAAACTCTACTGGACTCCTCCTTTGGCACTTTTTTCAGTGAGACTGGTCCTGGGAAGTATGTTCCTAGGTCCATATTTGTTGACTTGGAGCCATCAGTTATAG ATGAGATCCGTAATGGGTCCTACCGTCAGCTGTACCATCCGGAGCAGTTGATTAGTGGTAAAGAGGATGCAGCCAACAACTACGCTCGTGGTCACTACACCATTGGAAAGGAAATTGTGGATCCGGTCCTGGACAGGATTCGTAAAATG ACAGACCAGTGCTCGGGTCTCCAGGGATTCCTCATCTTCCACAGCTTTGGAGGAGGCACTGGCTCTGGCTTCACCTCCCTGCTGATGGAGCGTCTGTCTGTGGACTACGGCAAGAAGTCCAAGCTGGAGTTCTCCGTGTACCCTGCTCCCCAGGTGTCCACTGCTGTAGTGGAGCCCTACAACTCCATCCTCACGACCCACACCACTCTAGAGCACTCTGACTGTGCCTTCATGGTGGATAACGAAGCCATTTTTGATATTTGCAAGCGCAACCTTGACATTGAGCGTCCCTCCTACACCAATCTGAATCGCCTTGTCGCCCAGATCGTCTCGTCTATCACTGCATCTCTACGCTTTGATGGGGCTCTGAATGTGGATCTCACGGAGTTCCAGACTAACCTGGTTCCCTACCCCCGTATTCACTTCCCCCTGGTCACCTACTCGCCAATAATCTCTGCGGAAAAGGCATACCATGAGCAGCTCTCTGTGCCTGAGATCACAAATGCTTGTTTTGAGCCAGTTAATCAGATGGTGAAGTGTGACCCGAGGCGTGGTAAGTACATGGCCTGCTGCGTGCTGTACCGTGGGGATGTGGTACCCAAAGACGTCAACGGTGCCATTGCTGCCATCAAGGCCCGCCGATCCATTCAGTTTGTGGACTGGTGCCCCACCGGCTTCAAGGTGGGCATCAACTACCAGCCGCCAACAGTGGTGCCAGGAGGTGACTTGGCCAAGGTGCAGAGGGCCGTGTGTATGCTGAGCAACACGACTGCCATCGCTGAGGCCTGGGCTCGTCTGGACCATAAGTTTGACCTGATGTATGCCAAGAGGGCCTTTGTGCACTGGTATGTGGGTGAGGGCATGGAAGAGGGGGAGTTCAGTGAGGCCAGAGAAGACATGGCTGCACTGGAGAAGGACTATGAGGAAGTTGGGGCAGACTCGGCAGAGGAtggtgaagaggaggaagagtacTAG